In a single window of the Nocardiopsis composta genome:
- a CDS encoding DUF6177 family protein, with amino-acid sequence MRHSCNATANERNSFALPLPRIVLDLAAASAPAGWGIHEPTPSRWDRPALTKLCRERAPKPTRLVFTGPHGSPLTPIFYYFVSGVIDEHLFLGAVVSPVGLTKAQLLPKSVHLSLLGGLDLVELA; translated from the coding sequence TTGCGTCATTCCTGCAACGCTACCGCAAACGAGCGCAACTCGTTTGCACTCCCCCTCCCCCGCATTGTTCTCGACCTTGCCGCCGCCTCAGCACCGGCGGGCTGGGGCATCCACGAGCCGACCCCCTCGAGATGGGACCGCCCCGCCCTGACGAAGCTGTGCCGGGAGCGCGCCCCCAAGCCGACGAGGCTGGTCTTCACCGGCCCCCACGGCTCTCCTCTTACGCCCATTTTCTACTATTTCGTTTCCGGCGTTATCGACGAGCACCTTTTCCTCGGAGCGGTCGTGAGTCCGGTCGGCCTCACCAAGGCCCAACTCCTCCCGAAGAGCGTCCATCTCTCGCTGCTCGGCGGTCTTGATCTCGTCGAACTCGCGTAG
- a CDS encoding LacI family DNA-binding transcriptional regulator has product MTQRLAQVAEKVGVSKATVSRVLNGKPGVSEDTRQAVLTALDVLGYERPTQLRGERGKLIGLVLPELSNPIFPAFAEVVGGALAQRGLTPVLCSQTPGGIQETDYIDLLLQQQVSGVVFAGGLYAQADAPHGHYRLLHERGMPVVLVNAAIPGLDFPCVSTDDAVAVEQAWRHLRSLGHERIGLALGPADHVPSLRKLEAGRAAAGGELEEGLVARGLYSMEGGQSAAFRLLDAGATGIVCASDIIALGAVRAARRRGLSVPEDVSVVGYDDSPLMTVTAPALSTIRQPIDAMGRAAVELLTAQMEGKEVVRDEILFEPELVVRASTGPVRRV; this is encoded by the coding sequence ATGACGCAACGACTCGCACAGGTGGCGGAGAAGGTGGGCGTCTCCAAGGCCACGGTCAGCCGGGTGCTCAACGGCAAGCCGGGGGTGTCGGAGGATACCCGGCAGGCGGTGCTCACCGCGCTGGACGTGCTGGGGTACGAGCGGCCCACGCAGCTGCGCGGGGAGCGCGGCAAGCTGATCGGCCTGGTGCTGCCCGAGTTGTCGAACCCGATCTTCCCGGCCTTCGCCGAGGTCGTCGGCGGTGCGCTCGCGCAGCGCGGGCTGACGCCGGTGCTGTGCTCGCAGACCCCGGGCGGCATCCAGGAGACCGACTACATCGACCTGCTCCTGCAGCAGCAGGTCTCCGGGGTGGTGTTCGCCGGAGGGCTGTACGCGCAGGCGGACGCCCCGCACGGGCACTACCGGCTGCTGCACGAGCGGGGCATGCCGGTGGTGCTGGTCAACGCGGCCATCCCCGGCCTCGACTTCCCCTGCGTCTCCACCGACGACGCGGTCGCGGTGGAGCAGGCCTGGCGGCATCTGCGCTCGCTCGGGCACGAGCGGATCGGGCTCGCTCTCGGCCCCGCCGACCATGTGCCCTCGCTGCGCAAGCTGGAGGCCGGCCGGGCCGCGGCAGGCGGTGAGCTGGAAGAAGGGCTGGTGGCGCGCGGCCTCTACTCGATGGAGGGCGGGCAGTCCGCGGCCTTCCGGCTGCTCGACGCCGGTGCGACCGGGATCGTCTGCGCCAGCGACATCATCGCCCTCGGCGCGGTGCGGGCCGCCCGGCGGCGCGGCCTCTCGGTCCCCGAGGACGTGTCCGTGGTGGGCTACGACGACTCGCCGCTGATGACGGTCACCGCTCCGGCGCTGTCCACCATCCGCCAGCCCATCGACGCGATGGGGCGCGCCGCGGTGGAGCTGCTCACCGCCCAGATGGAGGGCAAGGAGGTCGTCCGGGACGAGATCCTCTTCGAGCCGGAGCTGGTCGTCCGGGCCTCCACCGGGCCGGTGCGGAGGGTCTGA
- a CDS encoding carbohydrate ABC transporter permease — MSASVRTLVRPAVLRTRRGRLVYWSVLALALVLFTAAFIVPLYWAATGAMKAPAELARTPPTLVPETWQPENYARAWREMDLGRYFLNTVVLAGGAWLVQLAVQVPAAYALSKLRPRFGNAILALMLLTLMMPVTALLVPVYLTVVDVPLFNRNLLDSPSAVWLPAAANAFNIYILKNFFDRIPDDILDAARIDGAGPLTVMVRVVLPLARPIIAVVSILSIVTAWKDFLWPLLVIPDPAKQPLSVFLQRVAQDTPLNILMAGLVLASVPLIALFLLFQRQVIGGLSAGGLKG; from the coding sequence ATGTCCGCGTCCGTGCGCACGCTCGTCCGCCCCGCCGTACTGAGGACCCGCCGCGGCCGGCTGGTCTACTGGTCCGTGCTGGCCCTGGCGCTGGTGCTGTTCACCGCGGCCTTCATCGTCCCGCTGTACTGGGCGGCCACCGGCGCGATGAAGGCGCCGGCGGAGCTGGCCCGGACGCCGCCCACCCTCGTCCCCGAGACCTGGCAGCCGGAGAACTACGCCCGGGCCTGGCGGGAGATGGACCTGGGCCGCTACTTCCTGAACACGGTGGTGCTCGCCGGCGGGGCGTGGCTGGTGCAGCTCGCGGTGCAGGTGCCGGCCGCCTACGCGCTGTCCAAACTGCGCCCGCGGTTCGGCAACGCGATCCTCGCGCTGATGCTGCTGACCCTGATGATGCCGGTCACCGCGCTGCTCGTACCGGTCTACCTCACCGTGGTGGACGTCCCGCTGTTCAACCGCAACCTGCTGGACAGCCCGAGCGCGGTCTGGCTGCCCGCCGCGGCCAACGCCTTCAACATCTACATCCTGAAGAACTTCTTCGACCGCATCCCCGACGACATCCTCGACGCCGCCAGGATCGACGGCGCCGGGCCGCTGACCGTGATGGTGCGCGTCGTCCTCCCGCTCGCCCGGCCGATCATCGCCGTGGTCTCCATCCTGTCCATCGTCACGGCCTGGAAGGACTTCCTCTGGCCGCTGCTGGTGATCCCCGACCCGGCGAAGCAGCCGCTGAGCGTGTTCCTCCAGCGGGTCGCGCAGGACACCCCGCTCAACATCCTGATGGCCGGGCTCGTGCTGGCCTCGGTCCCGCTGATCGCGCTGTTCCTGCTCTTCCAGCGCCAGGTCATCGGCGGGCTGAGCGCCGGCGGCCTCAAGGGCTGA
- a CDS encoding ABC transporter substrate-binding protein, giving the protein MPSRTGRRLTAAAAACALTLLAACGTSSDAGDTTADGKVRLDVNGQPPTTQAFERELFDERVREFEEANPDIDIVPHEGFMDPKTFSAKLAGGKLEDVFYVYFTDARPLIEKNQAADITDAVADMPRRDEIQDGLMEVFQDEEGRQYGLPTANYSMGLLYNRDLFEKAGLDPDEPPSTWKDVRAAAKRIAELDEDTVGYADFSKNNQGGWHFTAELYSRGGRVAEESGGKWKAAFNTPEGRATLQTLHDMRWKDGSMGSKQLLQAEDAQRMMGAGNLGMYLAAADNISVIAKQFGGAYPDYGLAPMPEGGGTLLGGEGYMINPKASPEQIEAGVRWIQWKYLDPETTEQDVVDYVEDDLPVGLPMPPTPDIWKGPARERIEELKEGNANVPVENYASFMAAAPDLPGVIEPPQAQEVYAVLDSVMQAVLTEEDADIDRLLDDAEKKVDDIYSAS; this is encoded by the coding sequence ATGCCATCCAGAACCGGGCGCAGACTCACCGCCGCCGCGGCCGCCTGCGCGCTGACCCTCCTCGCCGCCTGCGGCACCAGCAGCGACGCCGGCGACACGACCGCCGACGGCAAGGTGCGGCTCGACGTCAACGGGCAGCCCCCCACCACCCAGGCCTTCGAGCGCGAGCTCTTCGACGAGCGCGTCCGCGAGTTCGAGGAGGCCAACCCGGACATCGACATCGTTCCGCACGAGGGCTTCATGGACCCGAAGACCTTCAGCGCCAAGCTGGCCGGCGGCAAGCTGGAGGACGTCTTCTACGTCTACTTCACCGACGCCCGCCCGCTGATCGAGAAGAACCAGGCCGCGGACATCACCGACGCCGTCGCGGACATGCCCCGCCGGGACGAGATCCAGGACGGGCTGATGGAGGTCTTCCAGGACGAGGAGGGCCGGCAGTACGGCCTGCCCACGGCCAACTACTCGATGGGGCTGCTCTACAACCGCGACCTGTTCGAAAAGGCCGGGCTCGACCCGGACGAGCCCCCGTCCACCTGGAAGGACGTCCGCGCCGCGGCCAAGAGGATCGCCGAGCTGGACGAGGACACCGTCGGCTACGCCGACTTCTCCAAGAACAACCAGGGCGGCTGGCACTTCACCGCGGAGCTGTACTCGCGCGGCGGCCGGGTCGCCGAGGAGAGCGGCGGGAAGTGGAAGGCCGCGTTCAACACCCCCGAAGGCCGCGCCACCCTCCAGACCCTGCACGACATGCGCTGGAAGGACGGTTCGATGGGCAGCAAGCAGCTGCTCCAGGCCGAGGACGCGCAGCGGATGATGGGCGCCGGCAACCTCGGCATGTACCTCGCGGCCGCCGACAACATCAGCGTCATCGCCAAGCAGTTCGGCGGCGCCTACCCGGACTACGGGCTCGCGCCGATGCCGGAGGGCGGGGGCACCCTGCTCGGCGGCGAGGGGTACATGATCAACCCCAAGGCCTCCCCGGAGCAGATCGAGGCCGGCGTCCGGTGGATCCAGTGGAAGTACCTCGACCCGGAGACCACCGAGCAGGACGTCGTCGACTACGTCGAGGACGACCTCCCCGTCGGACTCCCGATGCCGCCCACCCCCGACATCTGGAAGGGGCCGGCCCGCGAGCGGATCGAGGAGCTCAAGGAGGGCAACGCCAACGTCCCGGTGGAGAACTACGCCTCCTTCATGGCGGCCGCCCCGGACCTGCCCGGCGTGATCGAACCGCCGCAGGCCCAGGAGGTCTACGCGGTGCTCGACTCGGTGATGCAGGCCGTCCTCACCGAAGAGGACGCCGACATCGACCGCCTTCTCGACGACGCCGAGAAGAAGGTCGACGACATCTACAGCGCCTCCTGA
- a CDS encoding transposase family protein, producing MDGTLIACDRLAADRPFYSGKHKRHGMNIQIVTAPDGELPWVSGGLLGSVHDFRAARIFHLAGRISAAGLFGLGDKGYVGLSPVVVCPFKGRGKPERQKEANRVHARLRGPGERGNSQLKSWDILKQLRCCPYRAGEIARAVLVLQQG from the coding sequence GTGGACGGAACCCTCATCGCCTGCGACCGCCTGGCCGCCGACCGGCCGTTCTACTCGGGAAAGCACAAGCGCCACGGCATGAACATCCAGATCGTGACCGCACCCGACGGCGAACTGCCGTGGGTCTCAGGGGGCCTGCTCGGGTCGGTGCACGATTTCAGGGCGGCCCGGATCTTCCACCTCGCCGGCCGGATCTCGGCCGCGGGCCTGTTCGGCCTTGGCGACAAGGGCTATGTCGGCTTGTCGCCGGTGGTGGTCTGTCCGTTCAAAGGGCGGGGCAAGCCAGAGCGGCAGAAGGAGGCCAACCGGGTCCACGCGCGGCTTCGCGGGCCCGGCGAGCGAGGGAACTCACAGCTCAAGAGCTGGGACATTCTGAAGCAGTTGCGCTGTTGCCCCTACCGGGCCGGTGAGATCGCACGAGCGGTGCTGGTCCTACAGCAGGGCTGA
- a CDS encoding carbohydrate ABC transporter permease yields the protein MGARLREQATAYAFLAAALAVFALFSWWPIARNVALAFQEVDFATGNTWTGLANFERLLADPLFLTAWKNTGLFTLYALVLGFAVPFATAVLLNEFRHAKAYFRTLVYLPVMLPPVVVALMWKWFYDPGPGLINEALRTLHLPTSAWLDSSSTALVSLVIVATWANMGTTTLIYLAALQTIPGELYEAAELDGAGLWQRLRHVTVPQTRFVLLVLLLLQVFATMQIFTEPYVMTGGGPQDSTVTVMFLIYRYAFVYNDFGTASAMSLLLLVVLAVFSVLYLRATSGPKE from the coding sequence ATGGGAGCGCGACTGCGCGAGCAGGCCACGGCGTACGCGTTCCTCGCCGCCGCCCTGGCGGTCTTCGCCCTCTTCTCCTGGTGGCCCATCGCCCGCAACGTGGCGCTCGCCTTCCAGGAGGTCGACTTCGCCACCGGGAACACCTGGACCGGCCTGGCCAACTTCGAGCGGCTGCTCGCCGACCCGCTGTTCCTCACCGCCTGGAAGAACACCGGCCTGTTCACCCTGTACGCCCTGGTGCTCGGGTTCGCGGTGCCGTTCGCGACGGCCGTGCTGCTGAACGAGTTCCGGCACGCCAAGGCCTACTTCCGCACCCTGGTCTACCTGCCGGTGATGCTGCCGCCCGTGGTGGTGGCGCTGATGTGGAAGTGGTTCTACGACCCGGGCCCGGGGCTGATCAACGAGGCGCTGCGCACCCTGCACCTGCCGACCTCGGCCTGGCTGGACTCCTCCTCCACCGCCCTGGTCTCCCTGGTCATAGTCGCGACCTGGGCCAACATGGGCACCACCACGCTGATCTACCTGGCCGCGCTGCAGACCATCCCCGGCGAGCTGTACGAGGCGGCGGAACTGGACGGCGCCGGCCTGTGGCAGCGGCTGCGGCACGTCACCGTCCCGCAGACCCGGTTCGTGCTGCTGGTCCTGCTGCTGCTCCAGGTCTTCGCGACGATGCAGATCTTCACCGAGCCGTACGTGATGACCGGGGGCGGCCCGCAGGACTCCACGGTGACCGTGATGTTCCTGATCTACCGGTACGCCTTCGTCTACAACGACTTCGGCACCGCCAGCGCGATGAGCCTGCTGCTCCTGGTCGTGCTGGCCGTCTTCTCCGTCCTCTACCTGCGGGCCACCAGCGGCCCGAAGGAGTGA